A stretch of Aeromicrobium tamlense DNA encodes these proteins:
- a CDS encoding DUF6318 family protein — protein sequence MRRTIAAAAVALMLGLTAACGGGDEDTAGPRPSASATTEPTTEATWAADALPQRPADEQSAEGAEAFAQYAADTVFYMMATSDVPALTSIADLGSCETCREWADNHDNGKINKQSILSGPVTYELAGKPTINDDVFYQVKLTMDVPAGESVVTTDGKKKTTTIDAAKGLPFTADLQWKDDQWVLLRYQLG from the coding sequence ATGCGCAGGACCATCGCCGCCGCTGCCGTGGCGCTGATGCTCGGACTGACCGCCGCGTGCGGCGGTGGTGACGAGGACACCGCGGGCCCGCGGCCCAGCGCGTCCGCCACGACCGAGCCGACCACCGAGGCCACCTGGGCCGCCGATGCGCTGCCGCAGCGGCCCGCCGACGAGCAGAGTGCCGAGGGCGCCGAGGCGTTTGCGCAGTACGCGGCCGACACCGTGTTCTACATGATGGCCACCTCGGACGTTCCCGCCCTGACCTCGATCGCCGACCTCGGCTCGTGCGAGACGTGCCGCGAGTGGGCCGACAACCATGACAACGGCAAGATCAACAAGCAGTCGATCCTGTCCGGCCCGGTCACCTACGAGTTGGCTGGAAAGCCGACCATCAACGACGATGTCTTCTACCAGGTGAAGCTGACGATGGACGTGCCTGCGGGCGAGTCCGTGGTCACCACCGACGGCAAGAAGAAGACGACGACCATCGACGCGGCCAAGGGCTTGCCCTTCACGGCCGATCTTCAGTGGAAGGACGACCAATGGGTGCTGCTGCGCTACCAGTTGGGCTGA
- a CDS encoding WXG100 family type VII secretion target: MVQARIEDLYALYNTLNKSMQETDTMITNVDGSLNQANEEWQSTGAKEFNEAWVQFKQALTQLCQAFANAGTDVAFQHNKFAEGAKEADQHPVLSPLQSPR, translated from the coding sequence ATGGTGCAAGCTCGGATCGAAGATCTCTACGCGCTGTACAACACGCTGAACAAGTCGATGCAGGAAACCGACACGATGATCACCAACGTGGACGGCTCCCTGAACCAGGCCAACGAGGAGTGGCAGTCGACCGGCGCCAAGGAGTTCAACGAGGCCTGGGTCCAGTTCAAGCAGGCGCTCACCCAGCTGTGCCAGGCGTTCGCCAACGCCGGTACCGACGTGGCCTTCCAGCACAACAAGTTCGCCGAGGGCGCCAAGGAGGCCGACCAGCACCCCGTGCTGTCGCCCCTGCAGTCGCCTCGCTGA
- a CDS encoding DUF6571 family protein yields the protein MTTVTIKIDEISAAITAMEDLSSEVTSQAGVARSASPISLPSLSESTLGKKTRWLDDHLEDLTTRRDLAILLDTEGTGSASYTVTSDTLSNVKEMLGQELAAAAGTIDATSDQDQLDHLAGLLETWKDDPDVMSAMFTELGPDGTVGFMATISSAMGYGGVGDPDVYTSLAEDFRSGLATASNAPGFPAEEFGQEIVRFSVAPLLTDEEQQAFAEEFGMGMNGANILTFLMGDTSYSDDFLLGAANQLDDFERMARDGVLTAQDWYSHNGYGPLPTGNETGWYDDPMAMIMHNFGENPEAGLTFFTQPTEDGWDRQTYYFNDREWKADGYGGISHAVEGIGTSAENLTNDPEATTGLVSRFLDQVANSPGFNANDAQPASPYIADLLKFYMPAVDTALRFPNEDGDGGSTSLTIDNFGSFDHYPILFTDDLDSLMQVSMSTPEGMQRIAEGVGVYQQTQINNIAAALEANPDDPDLRMQLRDVLQRSAALQGFGEYSVGQVEIDGAEDRDAQRQAFIDLVSDATSLVPLPGADVVGEFGSDLIDFGFSQAVDLGTDAAGDAFTSEAAAATDNANDRAAAGTNRVKITAYLALVESGVIPRDEVPDSFFQNGRLISAADIPPDQVSAYAQTAMSGVSSYASNNDLEGPYRDEFLEYYGPAGE from the coding sequence ATGACCACCGTCACCATCAAGATCGACGAGATCAGCGCCGCCATCACCGCGATGGAGGACCTCTCCTCAGAGGTCACCTCCCAGGCAGGGGTCGCGCGATCCGCGTCCCCGATCAGCCTGCCGAGCCTGTCCGAGAGCACGCTGGGCAAGAAGACCCGCTGGCTCGACGACCACCTCGAGGACCTCACCACGCGCCGCGACCTGGCGATCCTGCTCGACACCGAGGGCACTGGCTCCGCGTCGTACACGGTCACCAGCGACACGCTGTCCAACGTCAAGGAGATGCTGGGCCAGGAGCTCGCGGCCGCCGCGGGCACCATCGACGCCACGTCCGACCAGGACCAGCTCGACCACCTCGCCGGCCTGCTCGAGACGTGGAAGGACGATCCCGACGTCATGTCGGCGATGTTCACCGAGCTCGGCCCCGACGGCACCGTCGGCTTCATGGCCACCATCTCCTCGGCGATGGGCTACGGCGGCGTCGGCGACCCCGACGTCTACACGTCCCTGGCCGAGGACTTCCGCTCCGGACTCGCCACCGCCTCGAACGCCCCCGGCTTCCCGGCCGAGGAGTTCGGCCAGGAGATCGTGCGCTTCAGCGTCGCGCCCCTGCTCACCGACGAGGAGCAGCAGGCCTTCGCCGAGGAGTTCGGCATGGGCATGAACGGCGCGAACATCCTCACGTTCCTCATGGGCGACACGTCGTACTCCGACGACTTCCTGCTCGGGGCGGCCAACCAGCTCGACGACTTCGAGCGGATGGCCCGCGACGGCGTGCTGACCGCGCAGGACTGGTACAGCCACAACGGCTACGGACCGCTGCCCACCGGCAACGAGACCGGCTGGTACGACGATCCGATGGCGATGATCATGCACAACTTCGGGGAGAACCCCGAGGCTGGCCTGACCTTCTTCACCCAGCCCACCGAGGACGGCTGGGACCGTCAGACCTACTACTTCAACGACCGCGAGTGGAAGGCCGACGGCTACGGCGGCATCTCGCACGCGGTCGAGGGCATCGGCACCTCCGCGGAGAACCTGACGAACGACCCGGAGGCCACCACCGGCCTGGTCTCGCGGTTCCTCGACCAGGTCGCCAACAGCCCTGGCTTCAACGCCAACGATGCCCAGCCGGCCTCGCCGTACATCGCCGACCTGCTGAAGTTCTACATGCCGGCGGTCGACACGGCCTTGCGGTTCCCGAACGAGGACGGCGACGGCGGCTCCACGTCGCTGACGATCGACAACTTCGGGTCGTTCGACCACTACCCGATCCTGTTCACCGACGACCTCGACTCGCTCATGCAGGTCTCGATGAGCACGCCCGAGGGCATGCAGCGCATCGCGGAGGGCGTCGGCGTCTACCAGCAGACGCAGATCAACAACATCGCCGCCGCGCTCGAGGCGAACCCCGACGATCCCGACCTGCGCATGCAGCTGCGCGACGTGCTGCAGCGCTCGGCGGCCCTCCAGGGCTTCGGCGAGTACTCGGTCGGCCAGGTCGAGATCGACGGCGCCGAGGACCGCGACGCGCAGCGCCAGGCCTTCATCGACCTGGTCAGCGACGCCACCAGCCTCGTGCCCCTGCCCGGGGCCGACGTGGTAGGCGAGTTCGGCAGCGACCTGATCGACTTCGGCTTCAGCCAGGCCGTCGACCTCGGCACCGACGCGGCCGGTGACGCGTTCACGTCCGAGGCCGCAGCGGCCACCGACAACGCCAACGACCGGGCCGCGGCCGGCACCAACCGGGTCAAGATCACGGCGTACCTCGCCCTGGTCGAGTCGGGCGTCATCCCGCGCGACGAGGTGCCGGACTCGTTCTTCCAGAACGGTCGCCTCATCAGCGCCGCCGACATCCCGCCCGACCAGGTGTCCGCCTACGCCCAGACCGCGATGTCCGGCGTCAGCTCGTACGCGTCGAACAACGACCTCGAGGGGCCGTACCGGGACGAGTTCCTCGAGTACTACGGACCGGCGGGAGAGTGA
- a CDS encoding cysteine desulfurase family protein, producing the protein MIYLDHAATSPVRREVLEAMWPYLTRDFGNPASHHEPGAVARQALDDARRRVAGVLGARAGEVTFCSGGTESDNTAIKGIALAAPRGRHVVVSAVEHPAVLESAEWLGRLGFDVTVLPVDRNGTVAPQTLADALRDDTTLVSIQHANNEVGTIQPIAALATLAAERGVPFHTDAVQAAGWLDLDVSTSGVTALSLSGHKLGTPKGVGVLWVQRRQPWEPLVHGGGQQDGRRSGTEDVAGAVGLATALELGHGDPQVVTERRDRFVGLVERLVPGAKLTGHRTHRLPGHVSFVLTRTPRSGESILVDLDARGIVSSSGSACAAGSDEPSHVLTAMGYDRETAQTAVRFTFDDSVDDATLEQVARELAQVTTG; encoded by the coding sequence GTGATCTACCTCGACCACGCCGCCACCTCGCCCGTCCGGCGCGAGGTGCTCGAGGCGATGTGGCCGTACCTCACGCGCGACTTCGGCAACCCCGCGAGCCACCACGAGCCGGGCGCGGTCGCGCGACAGGCGCTCGACGACGCCCGGCGCCGGGTCGCCGGCGTGCTGGGCGCGCGCGCCGGTGAGGTCACGTTCTGCAGCGGAGGCACCGAGTCGGACAACACGGCGATCAAGGGCATCGCGCTCGCGGCGCCTCGCGGGCGGCACGTGGTGGTGAGCGCGGTCGAGCACCCGGCGGTGCTCGAGTCGGCCGAGTGGCTCGGACGCCTCGGCTTCGACGTCACGGTGCTCCCGGTGGACCGCAACGGCACGGTCGCGCCGCAGACCCTTGCCGACGCGCTGCGCGACGACACCACGCTCGTCAGCATCCAGCACGCGAACAACGAGGTCGGCACGATCCAGCCGATCGCCGCGCTCGCAACCCTTGCCGCCGAGCGCGGCGTGCCGTTCCACACCGACGCGGTGCAGGCGGCGGGCTGGCTCGACCTCGACGTGAGCACGTCGGGCGTCACGGCGCTGAGCCTCAGCGGCCACAAGCTCGGTACGCCCAAGGGCGTCGGCGTGCTGTGGGTCCAGCGTCGTCAGCCGTGGGAGCCGCTCGTGCACGGCGGGGGACAGCAGGACGGCCGTCGCTCGGGCACCGAGGACGTGGCCGGAGCCGTCGGGCTGGCCACCGCCCTCGAGCTGGGCCACGGCGACCCGCAGGTCGTCACCGAACGGCGCGACCGGTTCGTCGGCCTGGTCGAGCGGCTCGTCCCCGGCGCGAAGCTCACGGGTCACCGCACGCATCGCCTGCCCGGGCATGTCTCGTTCGTGCTGACCCGCACGCCGCGCAGTGGCGAGTCGATCCTCGTCGACCTCGATGCGCGCGGCATCGTGTCGTCCAGTGGGTCCGCCTGCGCCGCCGGCAGCGACGAGCCCAGCCACGTGCTCACCGCGATGGGCTACGACCGCGAGACGGCGCAGACCGCCGTGCGGTTCACCTTCGACGACTCGGTCGACGACGCGACCTTGGAGCAGGTGGCGCGTGAGCTCGCGCAGGTGACGACGGGCTGA
- the nadC gene encoding carboxylating nicotinate-nucleotide diphosphorylase has protein sequence MLERRQILRVVEMALDEDAPHGDLTSEVFVPRDAVATADLVAREPGVLAGAEVVEVAFTAIDPAVEVEVLVADGHRFAAGEKLATIRGNARAVLRGERIALNLVQRMCGIATLTATYVEAAGPSVRVADTRKTTPGLRALERHAVRCGGGHNHRFSLSDAVMAKDNHLALVDDITAAIRSAREQLPHTTHLEVEVDRLDQIEPVLAGGVDTIMLDNFSLDDLRAGVELVAGRALVEASGGVDLTTIGAIAATGVDVVSVGALTHSVRNLDLGLDVRLS, from the coding sequence ATGCTTGAGCGCCGCCAGATCCTCCGCGTGGTCGAGATGGCCCTCGACGAGGACGCGCCCCATGGCGACCTCACCTCCGAGGTCTTCGTGCCGCGCGACGCCGTCGCCACCGCCGACCTCGTCGCCCGAGAGCCCGGTGTCCTCGCCGGTGCCGAGGTCGTCGAGGTCGCCTTCACCGCGATCGACCCGGCCGTCGAGGTCGAGGTGCTGGTCGCCGACGGCCACCGGTTCGCGGCGGGGGAGAAGCTGGCCACGATCCGCGGCAACGCCCGCGCCGTGCTGCGCGGCGAGCGCATCGCCCTCAACCTCGTCCAGCGCATGTGCGGCATCGCCACGCTGACGGCCACCTACGTGGAGGCGGCCGGCCCGTCCGTGCGCGTCGCCGACACCCGCAAGACCACGCCGGGCCTGCGCGCGCTCGAGCGGCACGCCGTGCGCTGCGGGGGCGGCCACAACCACCGGTTCAGCCTGTCCGACGCGGTGATGGCCAAGGACAACCACCTGGCCCTCGTCGACGACATCACCGCCGCCATCCGGTCGGCGCGCGAGCAGCTCCCGCACACGACCCACCTCGAGGTGGAGGTCGACCGCCTCGACCAGATCGAGCCCGTGCTGGCCGGCGGCGTGGACACGATCATGCTCGACAACTTCAGCCTCGACGACCTGCGTGCGGGCGTCGAGCTGGTCGCCGGCCGAGCGCTCGTCGAGGCGTCCGGGGGAGTGGACCTCACGACCATCGGGGCGATCGCCGCCACGGGCGTCGACGTCGTCAGCGTGGGCGCGCTGACCCACTCGGTGCGCAACCTCGACCTCGGCCTGGACGTGCGGCTCTCGTGA
- the nadB gene encoding L-aspartate oxidase produces the protein MVHVVVVGSGVAGLTTALDLVSRPGVEVTLVAKARLDQSNTAVAQGGIAVVTSPEDTVASHVADTLAAGAGLCAQDAVEVLCGHGPSAVATLIRRGVPFDRVGGRIALGLEAAHSHQRILHSGGDATGAAIATALIGHLATSGITIRENTTVVDIVLEGGRARGVRLLDGEELPADAVVLATGGAGQLFPCTTNPAVATADGVAIALRAGAVVADLEFVQFHPTSLATPGNHLVSEAVRGEGAVLVDEAGHRFMTDLHPDAELAPRDVVARGIAERMRAQGGTPVRLDATALGARFLAERFPTIDAVVRSQGLDWSRDPIAVTPAAHYAMGGVRTDLSGRTSVPGLYAVGEVACTGLHGANRLASNSLLEGAVYGTRVADAILSRPFGAHADFDDSWGAPLGLDVRAGDEAFGRTDLQQLMWDAAGLARDRAGLEEAAAVLAGWAPPAPIDAKSAEDANLWWVARAVVASALAREESRGGHFRRDVPEAAPGPVRHSTLTAVHHA, from the coding sequence ATGGTGCACGTCGTCGTGGTGGGCAGCGGCGTCGCGGGACTCACCACGGCCCTCGACCTCGTCTCGCGTCCCGGCGTCGAGGTCACGCTCGTCGCCAAGGCCCGGCTCGACCAGTCCAACACCGCGGTCGCCCAGGGCGGGATCGCCGTGGTGACCTCGCCCGAGGACACCGTCGCCTCGCACGTGGCCGACACGCTCGCCGCCGGGGCGGGCCTGTGCGCCCAGGACGCGGTCGAGGTGCTGTGCGGGCACGGCCCGTCCGCGGTCGCCACGCTGATCCGCCGCGGCGTGCCGTTCGACCGGGTCGGCGGACGCATCGCGCTGGGCCTCGAGGCGGCGCACTCGCACCAGCGGATCCTGCACTCCGGCGGCGACGCGACGGGTGCCGCGATCGCCACGGCGCTGATCGGGCACCTCGCCACCAGCGGGATCACGATCCGCGAGAACACCACGGTCGTCGACATCGTGCTCGAGGGCGGTCGTGCCCGAGGCGTCCGTCTGCTCGACGGTGAGGAGCTGCCCGCCGACGCCGTCGTGCTCGCCACCGGCGGCGCTGGCCAGCTCTTCCCCTGCACCACGAACCCCGCGGTCGCGACGGCCGACGGCGTCGCGATCGCGCTGCGCGCGGGCGCCGTGGTGGCCGACCTCGAGTTCGTCCAGTTCCACCCCACGTCGCTGGCCACGCCGGGAAACCACCTCGTGTCCGAGGCGGTACGCGGGGAGGGTGCCGTCCTGGTCGACGAGGCCGGCCACCGGTTCATGACCGACCTGCACCCCGACGCCGAGCTCGCGCCGCGCGACGTCGTGGCGCGCGGGATCGCCGAGCGGATGCGCGCCCAGGGCGGCACTCCCGTGCGGCTCGACGCCACGGCGTTGGGCGCGCGCTTCCTCGCCGAGCGCTTCCCGACGATCGACGCCGTCGTCCGATCACAGGGGCTCGACTGGTCCCGCGATCCGATCGCCGTCACGCCCGCCGCGCACTACGCGATGGGCGGCGTCCGCACCGACCTCTCGGGCCGCACCAGCGTGCCCGGCCTCTACGCCGTCGGCGAGGTCGCCTGCACGGGCCTCCACGGCGCCAACCGGCTCGCGTCGAACTCGCTGCTCGAGGGCGCCGTCTACGGCACCCGGGTGGCCGACGCGATTCTCAGCCGCCCCTTTGGCGCGCACGCCGACTTCGACGACTCCTGGGGGGCGCCGCTCGGGCTGGACGTCCGCGCCGGTGACGAGGCGTTCGGACGCACCGACCTCCAGCAGCTGATGTGGGACGCCGCGGGACTGGCGCGCGACCGTGCCGGCCTCGAGGAGGCGGCGGCGGTGCTGGCCGGCTGGGCGCCCCCCGCTCCGATCGACGCGAAGTCCGCCGAGGACGCCAACCTGTGGTGGGTCGCGCGCGCCGTGGTGGCCAGCGCGCTCGCCCGAGAGGAGTCGCGCGGCGGGCACTTCCGCCGCGACGTCCCCGAGGCTGCGCCGGGACCGGTCCGGCACTCCACGCTCACGGCGGTGCACCATGCTTGA
- the nadA gene encoding quinolinate synthase NadA: MTLSINDLIVSAPGSSCDADLAKQPWEFDRMPGYGPGASETDVIPAPVTRPGQLPAAYQRMDEAELHARIRAAKATLGDRLVILGHFYQRDEVVQYADFVGDSFQLANAALTRPDAEAIVFCGVHFMAETADILARPEQRVILPNLAAGCSMADMADEDSVEAAWETLTEFYGDDDTVPVTYMNSSAALKAFCGRHGGIVCTSSNASTVLEWAFEQGRRVLFFPDQHLGRNTGKAMGVPLEQMPMINPRRPDLGVEADVLRDARVLLWPGFCSVHKRFTVAQIEQARAQYPGVRVIVHPESPMAVVDAADAAGSTDAIKKFVAAAPAGSVVAIGTEINLVNRLAAENPDKTIFCLDPVVCPCSTMYRIHPGYLAWVLDGLVEGEVRNEIVVDDDVAVHAKVALERMLAALPKDA, encoded by the coding sequence ATGACCCTCTCGATCAACGACCTCATCGTGTCGGCGCCGGGCAGCAGCTGCGACGCCGACCTGGCGAAGCAGCCGTGGGAGTTCGACCGGATGCCCGGCTACGGCCCCGGCGCGTCCGAGACCGACGTGATCCCCGCTCCGGTCACGCGTCCCGGTCAGCTGCCCGCGGCGTACCAGCGCATGGACGAGGCCGAGCTGCACGCGCGGATCCGCGCCGCCAAGGCCACGCTCGGCGATCGCCTCGTGATCCTCGGGCACTTCTACCAGCGCGACGAGGTCGTCCAGTACGCCGACTTCGTGGGCGACTCGTTCCAGCTGGCCAACGCCGCGCTGACCCGCCCTGACGCCGAGGCCATCGTCTTCTGCGGCGTCCACTTCATGGCCGAGACCGCCGACATCCTGGCCCGGCCCGAGCAGCGCGTCATCCTGCCCAACCTCGCCGCGGGCTGCTCGATGGCCGACATGGCCGACGAGGACTCGGTCGAGGCCGCCTGGGAGACGCTGACCGAGTTCTACGGCGACGACGACACCGTGCCCGTCACGTACATGAACTCCTCGGCCGCGCTCAAGGCGTTCTGCGGCCGTCACGGCGGCATCGTCTGCACGTCGTCGAACGCCTCCACCGTGCTGGAGTGGGCGTTCGAGCAGGGTCGCCGGGTGCTCTTCTTCCCCGACCAGCACCTCGGTCGCAACACCGGCAAGGCGATGGGCGTGCCGCTGGAGCAGATGCCGATGATCAACCCGCGCCGGCCCGACCTCGGTGTCGAGGCCGATGTCCTGCGCGACGCGCGCGTGCTCCTGTGGCCGGGCTTCTGCTCGGTGCACAAGCGGTTCACCGTGGCGCAGATCGAGCAGGCGCGCGCCCAGTACCCCGGCGTGCGCGTCATCGTGCACCCCGAGAGCCCCATGGCCGTGGTCGACGCCGCCGACGCCGCGGGCTCCACCGACGCGATCAAGAAGTTCGTGGCGGCGGCGCCGGCCGGCTCCGTGGTCGCGATCGGCACCGAGATCAACCTCGTGAACCGGCTCGCCGCCGAGAACCCCGACAAGACGATCTTCTGCCTCGACCCGGTCGTGTGCCCGTGCTCGACGATGTACCGGATCCACCCCGGCTACCTCGCGTGGGTGCTCGACGGCCTCGTCGAGGGCGAGGTCCGCAACGAGATCGTCGTGGACGACGACGTCGCCGTCCACGCCAAGGTCGCCCTCGAGCGGATGCTCGCGGCCCTGCCGAAGGACGCCTGA
- a CDS encoding NUDIX hydrolase, whose product MEQRIELAVSTVIFALRPHPTTGCDTLWLPLVRRIRDPFLGQWALPGGPLEPAQDLDTSARGTLMRTTGLEPAHLEQLYSFGGIDRSPDRVVSIVYWALVRPDEDARAIDGENVEWFVADEVPRLAFDHNLIVEYALSRLRAKITYSDIAHAFTGEEFTIAQLREVHEAVRQVRLDPANFRRQTLAHPRIVATGRHVTGTSHRPPALYRLETT is encoded by the coding sequence ATGGAGCAGCGAATCGAGCTGGCCGTGTCGACCGTGATCTTCGCGCTGCGCCCGCACCCCACCACCGGCTGCGACACGCTGTGGCTGCCGCTGGTCCGCCGCATCCGCGACCCGTTCCTCGGCCAGTGGGCGCTGCCCGGCGGTCCGCTGGAGCCCGCGCAGGACCTCGACACCTCCGCGCGCGGCACCCTGATGCGCACCACCGGCCTCGAGCCGGCCCACCTCGAGCAGCTCTACAGCTTCGGCGGCATCGACCGCTCGCCCGACCGTGTCGTCTCGATCGTCTACTGGGCACTCGTGCGCCCCGACGAGGACGCCCGCGCGATCGACGGCGAGAACGTCGAGTGGTTCGTCGCCGACGAGGTGCCGCGGCTGGCCTTCGACCACAACCTCATCGTCGAGTACGCCCTCAGCCGGCTGCGCGCCAAGATCACCTACTCCGACATCGCGCATGCGTTCACGGGCGAGGAGTTCACGATCGCCCAGCTGCGCGAGGTGCACGAGGCCGTCCGCCAGGTCCGCCTCGACCCCGCCAACTTCCGACGCCAGACCCTCGCGCACCCGCGCATCGTCGCCACGGGCCGCCACGTCACCGGCACCAGCCACCGACCCCCGGCCCTCTACCGACTGGAGACAACATGA
- a CDS encoding GNAT family N-acetyltransferase, whose protein sequence is MEIRRLTEADRDALIAVRLPAFGSGRLPNDRVEHPAYERWGLFVDGQLAATASRKPYASWFAGRAVPTCGIGGVAIAPEHRGRGLLRPLIERLHESARSQGDVIGTLFASSPGIYRSLGYRTVGAMDTIEVPTTALHRFERTRELRRATAGDLPTLKRLYADWARQQDGPLTRESAEFDDDAWLHDATGVTLALDEDGSAVAYAAWNRSPGEGEGAYVEVEDMVWADDAARDSLFWMLGTFSTVVPAVRFDTSGTELTDVLTEHRVLEHRPYDLAVLQPGSFEAPTAPVIIRDYF, encoded by the coding sequence ATGGAGATCCGCAGACTGACCGAGGCCGACCGCGACGCGCTCATCGCCGTGAGGCTGCCGGCGTTCGGGTCGGGCCGGCTGCCGAACGACCGCGTCGAGCACCCGGCGTACGAGCGGTGGGGGCTGTTCGTCGACGGGCAGCTCGCGGCCACCGCGTCGCGCAAGCCCTACGCCTCGTGGTTCGCCGGTCGCGCGGTGCCCACGTGCGGCATCGGCGGCGTCGCCATCGCGCCGGAGCACCGCGGTCGCGGTCTGCTGCGCCCCCTCATCGAGCGCCTGCACGAGTCGGCCCGCTCGCAGGGTGATGTCATCGGCACGCTGTTCGCCAGCTCGCCCGGCATCTACCGGAGCCTCGGCTACCGCACGGTGGGCGCGATGGACACGATCGAGGTCCCGACGACGGCGCTCCACCGCTTCGAGCGCACCCGCGAGCTGCGCCGCGCGACCGCCGGCGACCTGCCCACGCTCAAGCGCCTGTACGCCGACTGGGCGCGGCAGCAGGACGGCCCGCTCACGCGCGAGTCGGCCGAGTTCGACGACGACGCCTGGCTGCACGACGCCACCGGCGTGACGCTCGCCCTCGACGAGGACGGCTCGGCGGTCGCGTACGCGGCGTGGAACCGTTCGCCGGGGGAGGGCGAGGGTGCGTACGTCGAGGTCGAGGACATGGTCTGGGCCGACGACGCGGCGCGCGACTCGCTGTTCTGGATGCTCGGCACGTTCTCGACCGTGGTCCCCGCGGTCCGCTTCGACACGTCCGGCACCGAGCTGACCGACGTGCTCACCGAGCACCGGGTCCTGGAGCACCGCCCGTACGACCTCGCGGTGCTGCAGCCCGGCTCCTTCGAGGCGCCGACCGCGCCCGTCATCATCCGCGACTACTTCTGA